The genomic segment TAATGAAGATTACGCATGTCATGCGCGCCCAAGAATGGATTCCCTCTACACCGATGCATGTGTTGATGTATAAGGCATTCGGGTGGGATCATCCTGATTTTTGCCATTTACCGATGGTAATGGGAAATGACGGACATAAGCTTTCCAAGCGGCACGGCGCGACCAGCTGTAATGAATTCCGTAACAACGGCTATTTAAAAGAAGCGATTATTAACTATGTTGCGATGCTCGGCTGTTCTTACGAAGAAGGACGGGATATGTTCTCGCTCCAAGAATTGGGTGAACGGTTTAATCCCGAACACATCAACAAGGCTCCGGCGATTTTCGACTATAAAAAGTTGGAATGGTTTAACGGGCAGTATATGCGGCTTAAAACCGATGAAGAACTCTTTGAGTTGACGTGGCCGTTTATTGCGAACTCCGGAATCTTCGGTGAGCAGGATCAAAAAGCTCGTGAAGCAGCCGGATTACGCTTTGCCGACCAGACCCTGCTCAAACCTACCGGTGAGCAAAAGGCAATGCTGATGAAGGTGATGCCGCTGATTAAAGAACGGCTCCACTTTTTGACGGAAGCCCCGCAGATGGTTCGTTTTCTCTTTGAAGAGCCGACTGTGCCACCTGCAGAAGAGATTATCCCCAAAAAGTTGGATGCAGAAAAGACGCGGGCTGTGCTGGAGAAAGCAAAGACCGTGCTGCCCTCGATCGCGAACCTTGACGAACACGCGGCAAGCGAGGTGTTCCGTGCGGAAGCGGAAGCAATGGGTGTTAAATTGGGCGACTTTATGATGCCGATGCGTATGGCTGTTACGGGCAGCCGCGTAAGTCCGCCGCTGGTCGGTTCGATACAGATTTTAGGTATTGACCGTTCTATTGCCCGTATCGAAAAAACTTTGAAGGAACGGTTTAACTTCGGCTGCTGATATGACGCAGCCTCGTTAACCGCGAGTTTCGGCGCTACCGAAACATCGCTAATTGTATGCCGTTTCTCATTTCATTCCGAAACGGCGTAACGCAACAGTTTCCAAAGTTCAAACTTTGTTCAACTGTTGCATTTTAGGGAACGCTTATTTTCAGCCGCTAGAATGGCGCGGCTGAAAAACACGTCGAGTTTGCATACCGCAAACTCGCTGATTGACGTATGCGCGTTCCGCGCATCAATGCAACAGTCTTCAAGAATTGACATTCTCTCAACTGTTGCATTTTAGGGAACGCTTTGCATAGCAGTCAGCGACACTTTGCATAACTAAAAGAGGAGTGTAAAATACAAGCCGTACAAATAGCACGGCTTGTATTTACCCAAGTTTGCTCAAATGCAAACTTGTATATCTACTGCACGTTCTCGCTTCGTTGCGAACGTGCGTAAAAAGTCAATCGAAAGTTGATACTTTCTTCTTGACTTTTTATGGGAGTTTACAGTATGGAAGATCACGCAATTTCAATGGAAAAAATTGTCAGCCTGTGCAAAAGGCGCGGTTTTGTGTTTCAGTCTTCTGAAATTTACGGAGGGCAGAACGGGGCATGGGATTACGGCCCGCTCGGGATTGAATTAAAAAACAATATCGCCCGCGCATGGTGGAAGGAAATGACCCAGCTGCACAACTCAATCGTCGGTATCGATGCAGCCATTTTGATGCACCCGCGCGTGTGGGAGGCTTCCGGTCATGTGGAAAACTTTACCGATCCGTTGGTTGACTGTAAGAAGTGTAAAGCACGTTTCCGTGCCGACCAGATTGATCAAAACAAGTTAGCCAAAAAAGAATGCCCCGACTGCGGCGGCGAGCTTACTGATGTACGGAAGTTTAACCTGATGTTTAAAACCCATATCGGGCCGACGGACGATAACAGCAACCTCATCTACTTACGTCCCGAAACCGCACAGGGTATCTACGTGAACTATAAAAACGTTGCCCAGTCCAACCGCATGAAAATCCCCTTCGGTATTGCGCAGATCGGAAAGGCATTCCGCAATGAAATTGTAACAAAGAACTTTATCTTCCGTACCTGCGAATTCGAACAGATGGAAATGCAGTTTTTTGTAAAGCCCGGTACCGATGACGAGTGGTTCAACTACTGGCGTGAACAGCGGTGGGCGTTCTACAAAAAGCACGGTGTCCGCATGGATAAACTGCGTTGGCACCAGCATGGGTCGGATGAACTTGCTCACTATGCAAAAGACGCTTACGATATTGAATACGAATTCCCGATGGGCTTTAAAGAGCTTGAAGGCGTACACAACCGCACGAATTTTGACCTAACCCGCCATACCGAATATTCCGGTAAGGATATGCAGTATATCGATCAAGATAACGGCAACGAGCGGTATATTCCGTATATCATCGAAACCTCCGCCGGTTTAACCCGCAACCTTTTGATGTTCCTCTGCGATGCATACGAAGAGCAAAAAGTTGCCGACAAAGGCAATGATGATGATTGGCGAACCGTGCTGCATTTCCATCCTGTTATTGCGCCGATTACCGTAGCGGTGCTACCTTTGATGAAGAAAGACGGACTTGCGGAACTGGCACAGGAAATTCAAGCGGAATTACGTGAAGACTTCCGTACCGACTACGACCAATCCGGCGCAATCGGTAAACGGTATCGCCGTCAGGATGAAGCGGGAACTCCGTTCTGTGTTACCGTCGATTATGACAGCAAAGAAGATGGAACCGTAACTTTACGATTCCGCGATTCTATGGAGCAGGTACGCATCCCCCGTGCAGAACTTGCAAACCGAATCAGAACAGAAATAAAAAATTATACCAGAGCATAAGCAATATTTTCCCGTATACCGCCTGTTTATCATACACTAGTAGAAAGCGGGATTATACGGGAAAAAACGCTTCATGCGGAGTTTTTAATGTCCGAATATTTATATAGTGCGAATGATGAATCTCTATTAACACCGGTATTGTACAAATGCTTTGTTAATCCCCTTGTAAAGATATTGCCATACCGTTTACCGGCGAATTTTATCACATTAATTTCTTTTAGTTTTATTATTGGAGCCTTTTGTATTGCAGCGCATGGGTATTATGTCGGAAAATACGATTATTGGGGTCTTATTCCCTTACTTACTCTAGCATATCTGATTGGTGATTGTGCCGATGGGAAGCAAGCTCGAAAAACGGGGACAGGCTCGCCACTCGGCGAATACTTTGACCATTTTTTGGACTGTTTTGTGACCGGCCTTTTAATGGGTATCCTGATGATATCTTTCAAAGTAACAAAGCCCGCTATTATCACAATGGGTTTTTTCAATCTATATGCAGGGCAAATCGGAAGTTTTTGGGAACGCTATAAGCGACGGGTGATGTGCTTTGGGAAACTCGGATCCAACGAAGGAATCGTTGCTATCGGTTTGACATCATGGCTCATGTCAATACCGTCAATTCACACGGCAGCAGACACGGTTCTTATCTTCAATATAACAGGCGGAGAGGCGCTGATCATTACTATTATGACAGGGACTGCGGTTACCGCAATTCATGCAATTATCCGATCGCACGCAATTTCACCTCGGCTCATTGCACATTTAATACTATCGTTTGCCGTTACCTACACCGCTGCCTATCTCTTTGGAAAGAATAATATGGTGTATATAACGGGTGCAGTAAGTTTCTACAACGTATTCTTTCTTGCTTCGCTTTTGGCAGCAACAAACCTTGATAGCCGCGAATGCCTGCCGGATATCATCATTCCTCTTTCATTCGTATTATTCTATTTGATTCCGAATTACACTTCACTTATTCAATATGCGCAAATCGCATATTTGGTAGTGCGGGTTGGCATAAAATTTATCTCGTTTGTCAGAATAAACCGGCAGTATTGGTATTGGATTAATCCGCCGCCGCCGGACGAAGGTCTTTCAGCAACGCGGTAATCCGATCGGGGTAGTCGGTAATAAGGCTGTCTACCCCCATCTCAATCAGCTGCCGGTAATCGCATTGAATACTGCCAAACCACGGATTGATTCGGATATCGGCACTGTGCAAAGCTGCAACCAGTTTAGGTGTTACACAATATGCCGACGGGTGATAACATTCGATACCGAGGTTCTGCACATACGTTTCAGGATGAATTTGCCAGCTGTCTACCAATAGCCCACACGTTACCGTCGAATCGATCTTCTTCATCCGCAGTACGCTTTCGTGATTAAAAGACGATACAATACAGCGATCAATCAGTTTATATTCCTTCATCAGCCGATACACAACTTCTTCAATTCCTTCATAGACAAAAACACCCGTTTTTAATTCGATATTCGAAATGATGTGTGGCTGTTCCGCAATATATTCAAAATATTCTCGCAATGAAGGGATCGGAGCAAAATCTATCGTTTCGGGATGCGGCTTTGCGGCATTCAACGCTTTTAACTCATGGTATGTTTTCTGTCCGACCAAGCCTGTACCGTCAGTTGTACGGTCAACCGTTTCATCATGAATAATAACTGCTTCTCCATCTTTTGAAAGATGTACATCAAATTCTATTCCGTCACAGCCGGCTTCCACCGCTTTCCGAAAGGCAAGCATGGTGTTTTCAGGGTACCGACTGCGAAATCCCCTGTGTGCAATATTGAGCATCGTTCTTTTTTGCATGATG from the Treponema medium genome contains:
- the gltX gene encoding glutamate--tRNA ligase — encoded protein: METRSRYAPSPTGLQHIGGVRTALFNYLFSRATGGKFILRIEDTDQTRYAAEYETNLYDTLDWLGIDWDEGGPRGGPYAPYIQSQRSELYREYADKLVKSGHAYYCFCDEERLERIRKIQTMNKMPPGYDRHCRNLTQEEIDANIAAGKPYVIRLKVPLEGTTVFHDVLLGTIEWKNEDINPDPILLKSDGFPTYHLANVVDDHLMKITHVMRAQEWIPSTPMHVLMYKAFGWDHPDFCHLPMVMGNDGHKLSKRHGATSCNEFRNNGYLKEAIINYVAMLGCSYEEGRDMFSLQELGERFNPEHINKAPAIFDYKKLEWFNGQYMRLKTDEELFELTWPFIANSGIFGEQDQKAREAAGLRFADQTLLKPTGEQKAMLMKVMPLIKERLHFLTEAPQMVRFLFEEPTVPPAEEIIPKKLDAEKTRAVLEKAKTVLPSIANLDEHAASEVFRAEAEAMGVKLGDFMMPMRMAVTGSRVSPPLVGSIQILGIDRSIARIEKTLKERFNFGC
- a CDS encoding glycine--tRNA ligase, which translates into the protein MEDHAISMEKIVSLCKRRGFVFQSSEIYGGQNGAWDYGPLGIELKNNIARAWWKEMTQLHNSIVGIDAAILMHPRVWEASGHVENFTDPLVDCKKCKARFRADQIDQNKLAKKECPDCGGELTDVRKFNLMFKTHIGPTDDNSNLIYLRPETAQGIYVNYKNVAQSNRMKIPFGIAQIGKAFRNEIVTKNFIFRTCEFEQMEMQFFVKPGTDDEWFNYWREQRWAFYKKHGVRMDKLRWHQHGSDELAHYAKDAYDIEYEFPMGFKELEGVHNRTNFDLTRHTEYSGKDMQYIDQDNGNERYIPYIIETSAGLTRNLLMFLCDAYEEQKVADKGNDDDWRTVLHFHPVIAPITVAVLPLMKKDGLAELAQEIQAELREDFRTDYDQSGAIGKRYRRQDEAGTPFCVTVDYDSKEDGTVTLRFRDSMEQVRIPRAELANRIRTEIKNYTRA
- a CDS encoding CDP-alcohol phosphatidyltransferase family protein — translated: MSEYLYSANDESLLTPVLYKCFVNPLVKILPYRLPANFITLISFSFIIGAFCIAAHGYYVGKYDYWGLIPLLTLAYLIGDCADGKQARKTGTGSPLGEYFDHFLDCFVTGLLMGILMISFKVTKPAIITMGFFNLYAGQIGSFWERYKRRVMCFGKLGSNEGIVAIGLTSWLMSIPSIHTAADTVLIFNITGGEALIITIMTGTAVTAIHAIIRSHAISPRLIAHLILSFAVTYTAAYLFGKNNMVYITGAVSFYNVFFLASLLAATNLDSRECLPDIIIPLSFVLFYLIPNYTSLIQYAQIAYLVVRVGIKFISFVRINRQYWYWINPPPPDEGLSATR
- a CDS encoding glycerophosphodiester phosphodiesterase, with amino-acid sequence MQKRTMLNIAHRGFRSRYPENTMLAFRKAVEAGCDGIEFDVHLSKDGEAVIIHDETVDRTTDGTGLVGQKTYHELKALNAAKPHPETIDFAPIPSLREYFEYIAEQPHIISNIELKTGVFVYEGIEEVVYRLMKEYKLIDRCIVSSFNHESVLRMKKIDSTVTCGLLVDSWQIHPETYVQNLGIECYHPSAYCVTPKLVAALHSADIRINPWFGSIQCDYRQLIEMGVDSLITDYPDRITALLKDLRPAAAD